The segment TATGAACGAGCTATTCGTGTTCGATAGTACACGCGAAAGCAGCCGGGCTCAACAAGGCCCGGCCTTCTCTTTCTTTTGAACGCATTTGGACAGGAGGCGAACAGGTTGCACCAGGCGCCGGCCCCCAAGGAACCATACCGAACCCCGACCATGCCGACCATGAATACCCTCGTCGCAGCCCGAGCAGCGGTGACTCTTGCACGCCCGGGAGACGGCCTGCTCAGACACTCGCAGCGAGTGGCGGATCTCGTGGCCCGCGTGCTGGAAAGAGAACCTAGCCTGGCAGGAGACCTGGGTCGCGAGATTGTCGTTCTGGCGGCATTTGTGCACGACCTGGGGAAGGCGGAATGGCCGGCGGTCTATTTCGCAACGCCTCTGCACCAGTTGAGCCAACGTGCCAGGCAGGCCATCCATTCGCACCCCTTGGCCGGGGCCAACTTGGCCGCGTCCCTGGGCGTGACACCGGATGTCAGGGCGCTTATCGAACAGCACCACGAGCGCGCCGGCGGGGGAGGCTACCCGCGCGGCCTAGCCGACCCTCACCCGGCCGCCCTTCTCATCGGTGCCTGTGACGCCTACTGTGCGTGCCTGGAGCCGAGGCCGTACCGGCCTGAGCCGCTGCCTGAATTCGAGGTCTTGCGCGAGGCGGCAAAAGTAGGGATACCGGAGGTGGTGCGGGTGCTGGACGATCTCTCCCGCACTGGCTGACTATGGGACGTGGCCCGGCCCGGCCCGGCGTCGGGCTTCCAAACCAAGACTAACGATTGAAGGGAGCTGACATCTTGATTGCCATTGACCTTGGTTACTCACATGTGAAGGCCGTTTCTGAGGACGGCCGAGTTCTACTGCCATCTGTGGTTTCACCGCCAAGGGAGCTGCTGCTGGCCGACCTGGGCAAGAACATCGGCTACCAGGTGGATATCCGTCGCATCAACGGACAGAGCCAACAATACTTCGTCGGCGAACTGGCCATCCGTGAGGGACTGACGCCGAGCTTTTGCCTCGAACGTGAAAAACACCTGCACCCCCACCACGACGTGCTCGTTTTGACGGCTATCCGCCTAGTTGGCGGCGGAACAGGCGTGCCCGTCGTCGTCGGGTTGCCCCCTGGGTACTACAACGCACAGAAGGATGCCCTAACCCGTCACCTTATGGGCTTACATGCGGAGGTGGCGATCAACGGGGGTAACCCTCAGCGGGTGTCGATCGGCCGCGTTATTGTCTATCCCCAGGGGGCAGGCGCCCTGCTTACGGTCAAGGACATACCGGCTCACGGCTTGATCATCTTGGTTGACATCGGCTACAAGACCACCGATTTTATCGGCGCCGAAATGGTGGACGGGGCTTGGCGGGTGGTGTCGAGCCTGTGCGGGACGATCGAGATCGCGGTCCATGCCCTTCACGAGGCCGTGGCCCAAGAGATCCGGAAGGCGACAGGGGCGCAGCTCGACCCGACCCGCATGGCTACCCTCTTAGAGGCGGGAACGCTCTGGTTCCGCGGGCGGGAATACGACCTCACACCAATCATTTCCCGCGCCCGCGCCGGCGTGGCGCAGGCCATCGCGGATCGCGTCCTTACCACGTTGGGCGACCGCGGGGATTTCGTGCGCCGGACATACCTTGCGGGCGGCGGTGCCGCGGCGCTGCCGGAGCTGGCCGGGATGCTCCCCGGCGCCGAAGTGGTTCCCGAAGCACAGTGGGCCAATGCGCTGGGCTACCTGGAAGCGGGACGACAGCTCATCGGGCAGGCCGGTGCCCAGTAGCGGGTCAACCGTAGCCTTTAGGCAACTTGTATACAGCTTTCCGCCCAGTAATGACGCGGGTTCCCGGTGCGCCGAGGGGGTAATTTGTATACACCTTCTTACCGAGGCCTGAAAGATGTATACATTTGGCCCATCTTATTAGCTCGTAACCCTTATGCGGCAAGGCGTGGAGCCCGTATACAGATAAGGCGGAGGTAGGATAGGTCGTCCCGAGTCGACCGCAAGGCCGAGGGTGATTTGTATACAGCTTCCCGCTCAATAACGGTGCGGGGTTGAGGGTTGTCGCAGGGGCTATTGGTATACACCTTTTCACGAGGACGTGAAGGGTGTATACATTTTGTCCTGTTTTGTGGCCTGCAATCCTTGTGCGGCAAGGGTTTGTAGCTGTATACAGGAGGGCGTACTTGTATACGGGTTCCAGCCCAGTAATGACGGGGACTTGCGGTTCGCCGAAGGGCTATTTGTCATACACCTTTCACGGGGGCGTGCAAAGAGTGTATGACATTTTCGTTTTTGAGGAGGCCGTATCCCTTGCGGGGTGCGGCTTCCGGATGTCTGACAACATTGTAAGACATTTTTCCCGTTACACACCCCGCCATGCCTTGGGCTGGAAGGCCGGAAGCTGTATTACGAGGAGCTGAGACCGTGGGTTCCGGTTGTAGGACAAAAACAAGAGAAGGTACCGCCACTCGCATATTGACCATCCGTCTGCCGGCGGACCATCCCGTCTGGTCTGTTCCGGACAGGGAGCGCAGTCGAGTTGCGCGCGAGTGGCTGGATTACGGCCGTGACGTAGCGTCCGCCATGGACACCGTCATCCGCGAGATTCATTGCCTACGTGAAGCGATCGAGAGCAATGCGTTAAACTGTGTCTCACCTAAAGCCAAGAAAGCACGGGTCGACGTTAAGTCGTTCATGGGAATATGACACCAGTCTGTATCGAGGAGGTCAGGAGATGTGGGTGGGCGTAGACGTGTGCAACACCCTTGCCAACGTCAACCTTGAATTGCTCAGGCGTTTCAACATTCGGATGAACGAATACCCGGCGCCCATAGAACCGGAATGGTTTGCTTCAAGCGAGGGCTTGCGCGTTCTGTGGGCCGCCGAGCCATTTCCCGGGGCTGCGGCCGCCTTGGCGAGGCTGGTCCGGAACGGGTACCGCCTGGTCTATGTCTCGAGCCGGCCGAAGGAAGCGGAGTTCATCACCCTCCGCTGGCTCGAATTCCACGGCTTTCCCGAGGCACCCCTCTGTCTCTTGCCGCGGGGCCGGAAAGTCATACTCTCGGAGAAGGCACGGGTTGCGGCCTTTTTCGAGGACAATCCCCAGGAGATCCTGACACTGAAACGCGCGGGGGTAGACGTTATCGTCAAAGACTGGCCTTATAACAGAGCCGTGCAGGGATCCGCCAGGTTCAAGGCCTGGCGGGAGGTTGCGGGGCAGGCCGCCGGTATCTTGTGTATGGACTGATCGGCACTTTTTGGTTGGCAGGAGGTGGAGACAATGCACGACATCCTGGAACAGGGCCGCACGCGCAGTTTCTCGGTGACCGACCACGGTCTCATTGATGGCCTTCTAGATGTCGGCGGGAGTGACCTGCTGGGCTTCTACATTATGCTTAAACGTTTCGTATCTCGGAAGCCTGAGGACACCCCCGGGGTCACCATGTCTTTCAGCGTGCGGTATTACTGCAAGCGGTCAGGCGTCGGTCAGGAGAAGTTCTATAGGCTGATGACGCTCCTGTGGCAAGTTGGTCTTGTGGATGTGCGCAAGGAGACCCTGTCCGAAGGGGGTAAGAAGGGTTGGCAAAATAGATACGTTATTCACGACTATCCGCCGTACGAGGAGAATATCCACGTCATTCGCATCGGATCTTTTACTAATGCGCGTTCTCGAAGGTATTCTGATACAGGTATACCTGCCTCAGGTATACCTGAGGCGGAACGCAAGAATAAGATAACGAGAGAATATAGTGGTGGTGGTTATACGCGCGCGCGCAAAGATACATGTATCATGTCTCCAGGTGCTGCTCCTTCCGGCACGCGCGCCGCACCCGTTCCACCTCGTGACACGCCGGCGGACTCGCTCCGGCCGGCCGTGGCGAAGGCCCGGGCAATGGTAAAGCAGATAACCGGCGTGGATCTGCCCGAGGCGGTCTTGGAGAAGATGGCCGTCTATGACGATGAGCAGATCCACAACGCCGTAATGGTCTTGGATGCATACCTGGCCCGCAATGACGTGGATGATGTCGGCGGGTTTCTGCTTCAGGCTTTGGCTGAGCAGTGGCGACTGGAACCCGCCCCGCGGCGAAAGCGCGAGCCCAAGAAGGTTGCCAGGGCTTCTGGGAAAAGGGGTCGGAAGCACCAGGTATCTCTGAACTCCTTATACGTTTAGGCGAAGAGCCGAGGATTCGATAAGCCGGGATCCCCGGCTTTTTTGTTGAGGGGTGAGCGGCACATGAGTCACCACAAGTTCTTCGTCGGCGATGCACTGACCGTGCTCCGGCAGCTACCCGCCGCAAGCGTGGACGCCGTGGTCACCAGCCCGCCGTACTGGAATCTCAGGGATTACGGTGTCCGCGGCCAAATTGGCTTGGAGAAGGAACCCGAGGATTACGTCCGGCGTTTGCTCGAAGTGTTCACGGAAGTGCGCCGGGTGCTGAAGGTTACCGGATCGTGTTGGGTCAACCTGGGCGACACGTACTGGGGGGGCGGCCAGGGTCATGACCCGAGCGAGCGAAGCATCTACGCTGGCCGCGATCATCTTCCCGAACGCCCGGGACGGGCGGGCACTCGACGCCGCGACGGATGGAAACAACGCAAGCAGCTCCTGCTCATCCCGGCCCGGCTCGCGATCGCGATGCAGGAGGCCGGCTGGATCCTCCGGAACGACGTGATCTGG is part of the Thermoanaerobacterales bacterium genome and harbors:
- a CDS encoding HD domain-containing protein; its protein translation is MHQAPAPKEPYRTPTMPTMNTLVAARAAVTLARPGDGLLRHSQRVADLVARVLEREPSLAGDLGREIVVLAAFVHDLGKAEWPAVYFATPLHQLSQRARQAIHSHPLAGANLAASLGVTPDVRALIEQHHERAGGGGYPRGLADPHPAALLIGACDAYCACLEPRPYRPEPLPEFEVLREAAKVGIPEVVRVLDDLSRTG
- a CDS encoding ParM/StbA family protein, coding for MIAIDLGYSHVKAVSEDGRVLLPSVVSPPRELLLADLGKNIGYQVDIRRINGQSQQYFVGELAIREGLTPSFCLEREKHLHPHHDVLVLTAIRLVGGGTGVPVVVGLPPGYYNAQKDALTRHLMGLHAEVAINGGNPQRVSIGRVIVYPQGAGALLTVKDIPAHGLIILVDIGYKTTDFIGAEMVDGAWRVVSSLCGTIEIAVHALHEAVAQEIRKATGAQLDPTRMATLLEAGTLWFRGREYDLTPIISRARAGVAQAIADRVLTTLGDRGDFVRRTYLAGGGAAALPELAGMLPGAEVVPEAQWANALGYLEAGRQLIGQAGAQ